Part of the Periophthalmus magnuspinnatus isolate fPerMag1 chromosome 23, fPerMag1.2.pri, whole genome shotgun sequence genome, AATCTCTTAAATCTTGTAATAGTTTGCAATACTCTTAGTTACAGCACAAATAAAGCAGCAATCTAGTTCTAAGATCAGTTGTACAGTATAGCCAGAAACCTTACATATTGGAAATTACCAATATTTTCCACAGATGGGAACTTTTTGTCATTGGGAAGTTGTCTACAGTGTTAGCCTCGAGCTTTAAAGTTAGCCAATTAGCCACATCCCTACCgtcaaaaagtttttaaaagtctATATAAAAGTCTGTCAAAGTATTTAGAACAACTTACCTTTAGCGTATCTATTCCGATTAAAAGATAGTGATTGATTTGCGGATTTAAAATGGTTTTAGGGCCTTTTACTAAtctttccactgtgttttcctCCTCCACGGCACCATCGACTTGTGACTGACACGGGCTGCAGTCAGCGTCCTACCATTACGCACAGCAGCAAGGCACATCCGGTAAAACTCACCAAAATAAAACTAGCATTAACCGTTGAACGcaacattcattttaaagaggaaCTAAACGGCAAATCCACTTTTTCTAGTGATTAACCGTAAAAATGGGACTTGTATAGCTATAGTTACCCGTTCTTGGTCTTATTTTGACATTTCAGAGAAACCTAAAACTCTGGACTTTAGTGTCTGaaacaaaaagctaaaaaataaaactacaaaaaaaacaaaaaaaacaaaaaaaaaactttcttaaATCCAATAGTATGGTCTTGGAAGTGAAATAGCAATGGTTGTTCTAGCATTTAGCGTCTGATGAGAATTTATTTCTATCTAAAACACAATTtagacatttattttgaaaatgtgtctATAACTATGCAATTTCCGTTAAAATTGTTTTATTCTGTGGCATGGTCAACTCTGTGGGGTATTTGGGGGCCACTGAGGGGTTTAACTGTATTACTGTGAAAATGAAAATCTGTTTTGAGACAGTGGCCCTTATAATCACACCAACAACAGATGGTTCCAACTATTGACaagtatttaaatgtttattattcaaGGCAGCAATaacatattaattaaaaaagaatGAAGTTAGTCAATGGGCATTTGCTACAGGGACTTCTACTCCCTGTTAATATGAGGGCCACAATGCCAATGTCACAGAAAGAAAGGCAGACTTATTTTCATTCCAGAAATATTAAACTGATGAAGAAATCTGCTACAGTGTTTAAAACAGGGTATATTCAGGGAAGATTCACATTTTCTAAACTATAGAAAAAAAGATACAATGATGGACATTTTCTGGTAATACTAAACAATTATTTTAAGCAATCTACACTGTACAAAATGTGTATCCAAAAAGCCATTAACACAATTATAATGCTGCATAAAAATCCTACTTTATAGGCCTAAAAGAAATAAACACATATATTGTCCAATGTTTAAAGATCCAATGAATGATTATTTCATAagtaaataacaataatgacaTATTTATATACAGGTAATGTGTAATTTGCCCATGTCAATGCAAAATTAAATTTAGTTAAGAGCAAGTTAAATACAATCAATCTCCACATCTCCACTCGCAtacatgtaaataataaaaagaaatatagAATTAATATTATCTCAATATCTCTATCTTGCACATACACTGTTTTTTCATTGGTCTCTGGAAAGTCAGTAGAATTTTTTATTAGCACCTGTGTTGGCAAAACATGGTCAGAAATGCAGGTACCAGAGCCTCATGCATAGATTATTTCTTCATCGTATCTTTCTTTTCATTCAGTAGTTTGCCACTGAGTGGTGGTACATATAGTGACGTACTGACTTTTAATCAGATTCACCATAAGTAGAATAGGAGTCAGAGTGTTTTTGGAGTGGCAATGGGCTTCATAATGACATTTAGGAAGAACCAAacttgatataaaaaaaaacagtcattaAAATTGTCTATGTTCCACAATGTTATTTGTACAGTTAGATGTAACAAAAGCAGTCTATATTTTGTATCCACCATGGCCCCAGAGGTTTTtgagaaaaagtcctcaaaaacagTTTCACTTCCAGGTAGCAGTAGTGGGTCGGCCCCCTGCACTCCCCCTGCTGCCTTTTGAACCCAGTGACTGACCTGAGCGGCTCCTAAGGTCACGATCGGCATTTTCTGTTTGTGCCTGCTCCTCATCATacctaaaaacacaaaggaaacACAGGTGAAGGGTCTGTAATCTTCCTTTAAATGGGTGTCCAATGATGCAACAGTTCATGCACTAGAACAACTGTGTGGTCCCTAGTCTAACATGAGCTGACAGGCTGTGATGGGGGAGCCTTtgatagctcagttggtagagcggagGACTGTAGAGGTTATAGCTGTCATCCTTAGGTCGCTGGTTCAAATCCGGCTCGAAGgacatacttttaaaatattttgtacatttgtggGTCAATACTACAATTTGTACTACTTGTATTTTCTTATATGTTGCatatttaacattattattaatgtcTATGCAATTAATGGGCTTTTGTCCCTCTTTCATATGGAAacaggcacaaagttcaacatcttcccTGTCAGCACAAAACAGGGCAGTGCTACTCACAAAACTTGATAGTTGCCCATGGCTTCTCGAGGGGGACTGCGGTTCCAGCGGCAGTCAGGCATGTCCCCGTTGGGCGTCACTATGTTCAGAGTGTCATTGATGAGGTTATACTTTAGAATACGGTCATTGGCTGTACTGGAGGTCAGTGAAGGGGAAGCATTCACCTACAGTGAAAAACGCATTAGTATTTTAAACCATATTAGTCTAGTACACGCTGGACAGTGGTAAACTGATTGTATGTGTGCCTTATGGACAATATATGTATGCAGAACCTACATAGATCTACAACCTtaattatatataaatgcatGCCATAGTAAAACTGCAGTCTgactaaaacaatgaataaaacaaatagtTATATACTTCATGGAAAAAGTCACAGGCATTGCAGACACACAGAAACATTAACCTTAAGGGCATCTGAAGTTGCTCAACACTCAAGGAGGAAAGGAACACAAAACTAAAGCAAAAATATGCTAAGTATCTAAGGGCTTGGTCAAACATTAACTCttcaataaatatgttttttttcctgtattttagtTTGGAAATTAGCAGTAAATAGTCAGATatacactttttaaaacaacaaacatgttGATGTTTAAACGGGAAGATTACACTTAAGTACATGTACTCACTTCAATCAGCCACGGCTTGAGCTTGTCGTCAATGATGATATCATACCCATAGCACTCAAAACAGTGCTTGTCATTGTTCATAACAGGCTAAGGAAgagaataaatcaaaataaacattggtgataaaatgtgcatgtttgtCTGGATTAAAGatagtaaaatgtttttactatatttaataataatcaaaaatcGCTCTtggaaaacacaaatgaatctCCCCGTCAACATTTTGAGAACCTCATCTCACAAGTCaagatttgtattattttacttacAGCTACTGCTTTTAGAGACTGCACCACAATCCAATGGATCTGGTCAAACAGTCGATTTGTTACTTCTTTTCCTCTTGTGCTCTCCAAGTATAAACGGAGATTACTGACTGTCCACTTACCCCCATGGACATGGTTGTAGTCGTCctgcaaaaaaaaccaaaaaaacatccATATTATTGTctaacaaattttttttttaaattatgttaattgtgtaaaaaatacaaacataccCCATGTTTTTGAATGGCTACATTAGTAAGGTGAACAAACATGTTGTCAAGCTCACTGGTGCTGGGTGTATATTTTACTGTACAGAACCTACAAAAGCCCAGTTTGTACCTAGAAAAAGAAACCAGAATATGAAACGTGCACATCTCTTTCATTGTGTATACACATTACTACTTACATGTAACATTTGAGCGGCCGATATGTTGTCACTAAAACATAAAGACGTAGATCAAACTTCTTTCCTCCAATAAGCAGGGGATTATCTATATACAGGGAGATCACATAGGCCTCTTTGCCACTGGATGCTGCCACAAACCtgaaataatcataaaagtaacaACCAGGTGAGCATTGTTTATATTCTGCTGAATAAAACAGTTGCTTTGAACTTACGTGGAAGTGCGGCTATCTCTGGACCACTTTTTGATCTGAGATAGTTTATTAATGAGGAAGATGCCTTTGCCTTGGGCCTTCCCACAGGGTTTCATAATCCATGTACTGGATGGATTTTTACGAAATTCTTCCACAAAAAGATTATAATCAGCAGGAAGCATGAATGTCACTGGGACAAAATCTacagaacaaaaatattttgatattttagaaatacatttaattaaagtATGTAGTTAAATATAGAGGTAAAAGATACTTCATTACccagataaatatattttccaTTCTCATCCTTTTCTGCCAATGGGTTGCCTTCCTTTTCCAAATCTTTGCGGTAGcgtttaatatttttaatcattaggTCCTTTCGTGTCAACTCGTAGTGATTGGGAAAGTGGTTAACCATTTGGTCATCTGACAGACGGTAGCCAGTGTCCACACTGAACACATTTCTGATAGTCTGGATGCTCAtcctgtgataaaaaaaaaaaaaaaaaaaaaaaaaaaaaaacacacacacacacacacacacacacacacacacacattattatttaGTTAATGACTCTGATGTTATGACTAGGCAAAGTAAAAATACCAATAGAAGTTCCAGTCCTCGTTTTCTGAGACTTGAACCCAGTCCCTCTTCTCAAAGTTGTTGATAAGCACTGATTTCTCAATATCTGTTACCCACTTTACTTTACCAGCCATGGTGCCCCCCACTGTATTAAGAGCACATAACAATGTGAAATAATTGTTTAATAGTGATGCCACTGCGAGACAGTTAATTATTTTCTGTACAATATAAGTTTACACATACCAATACATCAATGCAAGGAAATAGCCAGTCATCAGCATCAGCTAGCTGGTCTGACTCAGTTAGCAGACTCCCAATCCACATTGGACAGCAGCAGCTTCGCCCAAGGATGCCGTTTGAGGATATTCATTGTCTTTGCAATAATTTTGGTACCGCAAAGTACCTTCCAAGcgatattatcattatttgttgttTAAGATGTTCTACTGCCAAGAAAAAGCTAACAGTTACTTACATTTATTGATCTAACGCTAAGCGTCAGCTTGTAGAGACAGTGACGAAACCAAGAAGGTGGTCAAACtcatcttcaaaataaaagcttcaGAACGCGTTATGCGATGTAAATTCaactaaaatatgacataaaatgaTCACAACGACGTTGATGCACAAGCGGCAAACCTCTTGAACTCATCATTAGGGGCTTGGTTTTAGGAAACATAGCAACCGTTTCCGTGGACACGGTGCGCCCACTGCATTACCTCATTACACTACTGGGActaaccagcagagggcactgttACCCTGTCACAGTTCATcagaaaatacaacataaacaaacatagTTTGATATTCTTTGACGTATTTGTGAATCCTAatgaatttaaacaacacatacCGATATATAACAAAGAGATAAACACTTAACAACGACTGCTGGTCACGTTTTTCAAGTGAATAAAGGAATGGCCAGTAGTAATTTTGGAGCAGTTCCTTGAGAGCAAAGATTGATGGACGCTACTACATGTGCAGGAAACTATTATATAAATCTATAAGCCTATATATATACTAAAGTTCAATTTATACGTTCCCAATTCCAGTACTGCTGTTATTATTACAGGGCGGTGTCCGTTTTAAGCATCACATGAGGTAAGCTTGTTCAGGATGGCTGTGGATCATGTGACCAACTTCGGGCAACTAATTGTTTACATCTTTAAtctaaaaataatctaattGCCTCATAATTCCATGCTATGAAAAACAGATGAAGGTGTTTAAATGCACAGCTATAATGAGTGAATAATGAAATTTTCAGGATCGGTGAGGGTGTTGTGACGTACACTGACTTCTGGTTTGCGTCAGTTAGAGCTGCACCGGGAGTGGAccataaaacaccaaaacaaacaaccagCCTTTCACCTAAATCTGAGAACAGCCCAGGCTCTTAATAAGGCAATTATTTGGTAAAATATTAGAAACATATTCTTTTACtagaaaaatgacacaaatgagTTACGGGTGTTGAAAGGCTTGCCTGCAACAGTGAGGTATTTCAGGCACAATGATTACGCTACAGcactgggtaaaaaaaaaatgttgtgcaATTTTCTGAGTATACAGTCAATAAATAATGAGCAGTCTGTTTGACTCATACACAGATATCCTGGAATCCTGTGGCATGCACTGATTGGACTCATGAAACAGTGGCGGCAGTGGCTCTTGTGGCCCTGTGTTGTGCATTATAGTTTGTCTAAATGGCATTAAGaaggtttttattatttgtgcattgtttgtttttcattttactttgcTTGTTTATACTAAAATAGTATTTAAATAGTGAAATGAAATGTTTCTAGTTTTCAGTATTTTCAATAGAATCAGTGGTTTCAGAAGATCCCAAAAATGATACAAACAgcatatataattaaataaagagaactggatttttggtacattttctgacatatgtaaaataaacttaaataactTTCAGTTGAATGTTCttatttacacaatttaaattatttaataatGATTAAAGCAAATGCATGtatctaactgtattaaaataaaaatataagcatATTTAAGAAATTCCCCATTTAATTTTCCAAGTCAGTAACATCCATTTGTGTATATGTTTTGAAAGCTTTCCTGTTGCATTTCTGAAGCGTGGCACCCAACTGTTTTCCAGGACCAACTTCATACGTGTCTGGGAACaaatgtccttgtgtcctttCATAGATCTCATGCAAAGTCTGCTCCCATTTCACTGGCGACACAAGCTGCTTCACCAACTGTTTCCGGACATGGGTCTCATTCATGTAGCGTTTGCCATCCACATTTGAGTACACGTTGATCTCTGGACGACGCacctaaaaacatcaaaatctgATAAGGTTGAAAACAGGAGATGTGGCAATCTACTGTATCTAGTAAGAAGAGTTTTCCACAAAAAACTGTCAAATTCATCCCTTCCGTTAGTGATGCAATTATACAATTTTTATGATTAATTGTATAGTCTCGTCTAATTTTATTAGGTAATAAGTATATGTGATGTAGAGCGTCTTCCCACAGCCAATCTATAGTATTTTCACATTAGATACCTGGCCAAGTGTTTTTCCTAATATCAGTGACAGAgtgcataaatatttatcaaaaatgCTATGAATATATAACATTTCCTTTAGAGGAGTGTGGCCATACCTCCACCTGGCGGAGTACTTCTCTGAGTGGTGCCAAAGCAAACTCCATCAACTCTGTGTGAAAAGCCCCACTGACAGAAAGCACTTTGGTCCTCATGAAATTTAACTGCCTGGAGTTCTTTTGTAGAAAGTCTAAAGCctaaaaaacatgatttctaTTTCAGTAAGTTCAGTAAGTTGCTTGATGCAAGCTTGCTCAAAATGTACCTGTTGATGTCCAGCAATGACCCTGGCATCAGGGAATAGGTAGTTGGCCACAGAACACACAGGATTATCAATTCCCAGGGTTTTGCAGTGCTCTCTGGCCTGTAGACATGCAAACTTATACTGTGCCTGAGGTTTGCCAATCACTGATAGCATCCCACTGGGTACCATCTCTGAAGCCTTCTGCATAGCCTCAGCACGCACCTTTACCACATATAGAGCTGAGAGACAGGACATATGTTACACATTATGCTATTTGAAGAAGACGTAGTGAATATGATAAAAAAATGATTTACCTTCTTCAAATGTCATGGACCCTGAGAATACTAACGCAGCAAATTCTCCAACACTAAAACCTGCTGCAGCGACACATGTCTCAATGGCCTTGAAAGagaaacatttattattattatcaggcATTTCAATGAAGAAATACATTTAGATAAAGTTGTGTGAGGGTAGGCTAAGATATAGGCACCTTAGGGTTGAGATAGTTTAGTTTCTCTACAGCTGCCAGTGAAATGACAAATACAGCAGGTTGGCAGTGTACGGTTTTCATGAGCTCCTCTTCAGGTCCTTCCAAACAAAGGCTTAACAGGTCATATCCGAGGATTCTTTGGGCTGCAGTAAACATTTCGCTGACATTGGGGTACTTCAGAAGTCCTCGTCCCATGCCCACAAACTGGCTGCCCTGCCCGGGGAACAGCAGCACGGAGCAGTGACTGGGGTCTTTTCGCGGTCTGAGTTTAATCGCAGAAGTGTCTCCATTTGCAGTGGTATTACGTGCTTCATCAGGACCGGAGCTTGGCTGTTCACTTGACAATCCTCTCACCAACGAGAAGACACATTGGAGTCTCCTTTTAGGAGTCGGACTCAGGCAACGGATAGCGGACGAAAACATGAGGCAATGCTCCTGAGATGGTATTGAGTATGATAAATCAATCCCGTACGATTAAACGTGAGTCACACATAGttataaagataaaaatgtataatgtgaATAGGCATGACATAGGATGGTGGCCGCCATGTTGTTTATGTCGTTAACTCGTGCCATAAAGTCGCTTCCGGGTGATTTTTACCACGTGAATACCACAGCGCCACCACTGGTCTTTTGcgattaaaacataaaagtgtcaaaaatgttattaaacAGCTCAGTAAttgttagatgttttttttttttttttaaacaaattaacCATGAGCACATGCTCTGCTGTACAACAACAGGCTTTGGTACATACATTTGCTTGTTTAATTGCTGTTTTATTCAAAATAACTTTGAAACAAGAAACTATGAGTATAAATACAGAAtataagtttttttgtttgttccaataacataaacaacaaaaattacAGTATGATACCTAAtcaccaattttattttttattattttgttctcGTCATGTTTCGGAGCCATCTGACAGGTTTGCAGCTCCCATCTGCTCCTCCAAATGTTCTTTGTCCTCTGAGATTTGCCCTTTGATTTTTAATTTGCTGATAAATTCATTACTGGCTAAAGCACCCTCTTTTTTGGGACACATAAGCTTTGAGGACAGGCGATGTTCCAAGCGTTCTGAAAAAAGCATATTTGCGCAAATAAGAAATGGTAGAAGAGTggaatgtaaagaaaaaaatatataaaagcaccTCCAGGGGTAATAGGTGTCATAAGGCGATTAAGTTGGACATTCCAGTGCCGTACATGCTGACTTGCATTTCTGAGCTTCTCTTGTACTTCCTGAATGACACACAGAGTATGTATTATGGTTTATggttataatatataatacaatttCATTATCTGTTTCAAGCCCTGCCTACCTCAAGGTGCTGATGGCTTCTTTGGCGACTTTCCTGTAGATACTGCAGTTCTTTGGAGGCAGAGTGAAGGATTGAAGGTGTGCCCTGCTCCATTACATTGTTTGTATTCTCCTGAATGGGGCTGAGACTTTTCAAAGCCCTTTGCTGCTCTTGGAGAAGGTTGAACTGCTTCCTTTTCGCCTCCTCTTCCAGTAGTAGTCTGAGTAAGAAATTAAATTAGTTattagtaatagcagtaatgtaactctaataaaaaatattaagaagcgaaaaacacaatacaataatcAACCAAGGAAGTGCAACCGTTTTGGAAGCAAATTGATAATGATAATCTCTTACCTCTGGAGCTCTTGTCtggctctctcttcctctagcCGCGCCTGTATTTCCATGTTGAGGGCTGCCTCCAGTTGCCGCTGTGTCAGCTCCAACTCCAGGATCCTTTTCTTCTGTTGCTCTgcttccttctccttctcctgcaTTTCTGCCTGTAGGCTGTCTCTGAGCTACCgtatacacacagaaacactTCACTGGACTAATCATCACTATCCCTGAATTTAACAATGTGGTAAAAATATACTTATTTTGTAACGTGAATAATCAGAACAAAACCTACCATCTCTGCATCCTTCAACTGTCTCTCCAACTCCATCTGAACTtccctctgtttctttctctctttttcctctgcctctcttcGTCTGGTTTCCAGTTCACGGGCATGCTACCAGACACAACAAAGACTTTCATGTAAACGTCTCCTGAAACTCAAACCAATTCCTGAGTCATATATATTCAAACTGAACACTTTCTTACTTTAATAATGCTCTCTATTTCCAGATCCTGCCTGTCTTTTTCCTTGTCCATCTTTTCAATGTCTTGGATATTAGACTcatctgattggctgctcctgctgctgcagctgctgcgGGCGCTGCGACTCCGTTGCTGTTGGCTGTGCTCACGCTGAATTCTCCTCTTCAGCTTCAGTTCAAAGTGAAGAGAGGCCTTCCCCTCATTCTGGAGGCGCAGGGCAGTCTGTATGGCTGCACAAAAATGTACATGAGAAACATCATATAATGAGTCTTATATCTATATGTTTCTTTTCGCTTTCTTGCATTGGTGCAACTGGGTCTTAATGTTCTATTGGCTTTCTTTTATTATTCTTAACTACTTATTACACTGACGTAACAGTGTAATCAACTACATAAAATTTGAGCTAGTTGAAAAGTTAGAGTGTACAGTCATTATCACCTTGAGTCCATTCGACTTTCTGTTTCTGGTCAGATGCACTCATCTCAAAGGTTTTATTGTTGGTTTTGACACAAAATAAGCAGCGCtttccctctttgtctggaatactctaaaaacataaagaatcaGAATGTTCagagacatgtttgagtagctaCAGTACAGTAAAGTAACTAGTTCTTtagaaactaaaaaaaacatacaacatcCAGATGATTCACTAACCTCAATTAAACAGCCTTTATCTAGCAGTATTTCGCCTCTCTTATCTTTTAAGTCCTCACTGACAAAATATGCCATGGAGAAAGGCTGCAGCACAAACCAACGCTCAGTCCAATTCCTGCGAACATGGCCCTTTTTCCACATGTAACCCTACAAACAGGACAGAGCGTAACTTTagcaaaaagcaacaaaaagcacatataaaaataaggaAAAACACTGACCCGCTTGAGGACATTGTGGTACATCTCCAAAAACACCTCATGTAAAGCCAGACTAAAGCCCTCTTTACTGGTCACTCTGAGCAGTTGCCCTTTACTCATGTGCTCCAGGAAGGCCCACACAGACATGCCTTCATCCAGCACAGTTATGTCCTGGGATAATAAGTCTTCAAAGAACTTCCCATCCCACTCCTGATTCATTGCAGTTGAAATCTTCTTCAGCAGATATTCCAGCTAAATATGACCATAGATTATATTATAAAGAATCTGGAAgcagtttattttagttttgatcaTAAGAACTAAACATTGAAGTGGAAGTGCTGGAAGAAGAATCCcaataagaaataataataataagttaatCAGCAAATACATAATCACAGTGTTTTAATTACTGTGCTGTTTAGTAGAGGTGACTGGTTTCGGAGGCCTACCTCTTCAGGGATCATGACTAGTGGGTAACGATCTTCTGACAGTAGATTGAATAAACAGAAAAGCTTGAAGCAGTCTTTCTGAGATAGAAGTCCGCCATGAAAAACACCTCTTAAGTTCTTTTTCATTGTCATCATCC contains:
- the LOC117391525 gene encoding differentially expressed in FDCP 6 homolog — protein: MDLKSELLKSIWYAFTSLDVEKCGKVSKSQLKVLSHNLYTVLNIPHDPVALEEHFQDDDDGPVSNHGYMPYLNKYILDKVKEGNFDKEKFDDLCWMMTMKKNLRGVFHGGLLSQKDCFKLFCLFNLLSEDRYPLVMIPEELEYLLKKISTAMNQEWDGKFFEDLLSQDITVLDEGMSVWAFLEHMSKGQLLRVTSKEGFSLALHEVFLEMYHNVLKRGYMWKKGHVRRNWTERWFVLQPFSMAYFVSEDLKDKRGEILLDKGCLIESIPDKEGKRCLFCVKTNNKTFEMSASDQKQKVEWTQAIQTALRLQNEGKASLHFELKLKRRIQREHSQQQRSRSARSSCSSRSSQSDESNIQDIEKMDKEKDRQDLEIESIIKHARELETRRREAEEKERKKQREVQMELERQLKDAEMLRDSLQAEMQEKEKEAEQQKKRILELELTQRQLEAALNMEIQARLEEERARQELQRLLLEEEAKRKQFNLLQEQQRALKSLSPIQENTNNVMEQGTPSILHSASKELQYLQESRQRSHQHLEEVQEKLRNASQHVRHWNVQLNRLMTPITPGERLEHRLSSKLMCPKKEGALASNEFISKLKIKGQISEDKEHLEEQMGAANLSDGSET
- the ttll1 gene encoding probable tubulin polyglutamylase TTLL1; the encoded protein is MAGKVKWVTDIEKSVLINNFEKRDWVQVSENEDWNFYWMSIQTIRNVFSVDTGYRLSDDQMVNHFPNHYELTRKDLMIKNIKRYRKDLEKEGNPLAEKDENGKYIYLDFVPVTFMLPADYNLFVEEFRKNPSSTWIMKPCGKAQGKGIFLINKLSQIKKWSRDSRTSTFVAASSGKEAYVISLYIDNPLLIGGKKFDLRLYVLVTTYRPLKCYMYKLGFCRFCTVKYTPSTSELDNMFVHLTNVAIQKHGDDYNHVHGGKWTVSNLRLYLESTRGKEVTNRLFDQIHWIVVQSLKAVAPVMNNDKHCFECYGYDIIIDDKLKPWLIEVNASPSLTSSTANDRILKYNLINDTLNIVTPNGDMPDCRWNRSPPREAMGNYQVLYDEEQAQTENADRDLRSRSGQSLGSKGSRGSAGGRPTTATWK
- the LOC117391527 gene encoding malonyl-CoA-acyl carrier protein transacylase, mitochondrial-like; this translates as MFSSAIRCLSPTPKRRLQCVFSLVRGLSSEQPSSGPDEARNTTANGDTSAIKLRPRKDPSHCSVLLFPGQGSQFVGMGRGLLKYPNVSEMFTAAQRILGYDLLSLCLEGPEEELMKTVHCQPAVFVISLAAVEKLNYLNPKAIETCVAAAGFSVGEFAALVFSGSMTFEEALYVVKVRAEAMQKASEMVPSGMLSVIGKPQAQYKFACLQAREHCKTLGIDNPVCSVANYLFPDARVIAGHQQALDFLQKNSRQLNFMRTKVLSVSGAFHTELMEFALAPLREVLRQVEVRRPEINVYSNVDGKRYMNETHVRKQLVKQLVSPVKWEQTLHEIYERTQGHLFPDTYEVGPGKQLGATLQKCNRKAFKTYTQMDVTDLEN